The following coding sequences lie in one Salmo salar chromosome ssa13, Ssal_v3.1, whole genome shotgun sequence genomic window:
- the apc gene encoding adenomatous polyposis coli protein yields the protein MAAESYDQLLKQVEALKMENSNLRQELEDNSNHLTKLETEASNMKEVLKHIQGSIEEDSTDSSGQIDLLERLKEISLDPNTYPGVKLRPQPSSMQGSGSGRSGDSSPIGSLGSLPKRGLSNGGRDSAGYLDELEKERSLLMAELEKEEKKKDQYYAQLQNLTKRIDSLPLTENQFSLQTDMTRRQLEYEARQIRAAMEKQLGTCQDMEKRAQVRVTRIQQIEKDILKIQQHVQSPPAEPESKHDPAAQDEGGHASGDSGGPSAGCSQGSSSRLDQDSASEMSLGGGSYSVPRRLTSHLGTKVEMVYSLLSMLGTHDKDDMSRTLLAMSSSQDSCIAMRQSGCLPLLIQLLHGNDKDSVLLGNSRGSKEARARASAALHNIIHSQPDDKRGRREIRVLHLLEQIRVYCETCWEWQENHERGVDQDKNPMPSPVEHQICPAVCVLMKLSFDEEHRHAMNELGGLQAIGELLQVDCEIYGLTSDHYSVTLRRYAGMALTNLTFGDVANKATLCSMKGCMRAMVAQLKSESEDLQQVIASVLRNLSWRADVNSKKTLREVGSVRALMECALEVQKESTLKSVLSALWNLSAHCTENKADICAVEGALAFLVSTLMYRSQTNTLAIIESGGGILRNVSSLIATNEDHRQILRENSCLQTLLQHLKSHSLTIVSNACGTLWNLSARNAKDQEALWEMGAVSMLKNLIHSKHKMIAMGSAAALRNLMANRPAKYKDANIMSPGSSLPSLHVRKQKALIEELDSQHLSETFDNIDNLSPKASHRGKPSRHKQNVYSDYDGISRSDGFSPNSVPVRSPYVNTPVLSSPSPRDNPRGNIDSVRAERDRSQDRDRQRGAPSGFHPDHDSKRMQMPATTAAQIAMVMEEVNSIHLLTGLDDRSPETPNQDPHCTTATHGHSNVYPYTKPDHSGRPCPMPKLEYKASNDSLNSVNSTDGYGKRGQMKPSVDSYSEDDEGKCCVYRKYPADLAHKIHNANHMEDDDGEVDTPINYSLKYSDEQLNSGRQSPSQNERWARPKHMEEMKQTDQRSVRSQSPGYPMYTEGNSEGEEKLKYKPRFVQTEMQQGFRSRTTNQHQQDQSNAGPTQGMNKKMNNQIMCQSVDDYGDDKPTNYSERYSEEEQQDDQPTNYSMKYNKGHHTEQPIDYSLKYSESSSQKSMFSHSKSSSTQSSVKDHLSQDGSTSSVTSKKNAGRQMQLHPSSAQTRSGPTRPGQKNTTCKPPTVNQETLQTYCVEDTPICFSRGSSLSSLSSDEDEMEGCKRNVNAASNYPTLPISEKESTGSHAQEQGKTEGQSSVQYVRIKPPRTSQVHGDGSRHHKAVEFSSGAKSPSKSGAQTPKSPPEHYVQETPLMFSRCTSVSSLDSFESNSIASSIQSELCSGMPSGIISPSDLPDSPGQTMPPSRSKTPPPPQHQHPPPMKHKKVPPPPPPRADLAPRHAAVHAAVQRVQVLPDNDTLLHFVTENTPDGFSCASSLSALSLDEPYIQKDNELKIMSPVHEDDQGNEAEHEHDDTTESPSQEKHSPGEVEKDILDDSDDDDIEILEACINSAMPTKSSRKPKKQSPSNTTSRIPPPTAHKPSQLPVYKLLSSQTRGQQKTVGFTHGEDMPRIYCIEGTPINFSTATSLSDLTIDSPPNELANAESCAPPCAEVSSSQIRDTIPEGESTDEKDGGGTSSFTQAAAAENEGDDILAECISSAMPKGKIHKPFRVQKMNDQPQHPSSASPVSLVKQEVEKKKPTSPVKPMPQSSEYRARMIKKPQPPFNFASYPDKNKETKMLEPKMASRNFPDKPPNADERPRPGFAFDLPQNYTPIEGTPYCFSRNDSLSSLDFEDDEPDLSKEKAQLRKDKDQRKVSTKNRGEPSARTNRANVPMTAPTKPLQQKQAVFPQPSKENVGPVPDEKQKFSIEDTPMCFSRNSSLSSLSDIDQENNNKDLQPKEMEDVTQVEATSKPQASGYAPKAFHVEDTPVCFSRNSSLSSLSIDSEDDLLQECISSAMPKKKKQTARNKGGNDQGDATEEKSMDRILAEEPDLTLDLTDTQSPVSEQALSPDSESFDWKAIQEGANSIVSSLHQAAASLSRQGSSDSDSILSLKSGISLGSPFHLPLNSEDNKSASDKGRPRILKPGEKSTLEAQKKEKEEEAAKALKGGKKVYKSLITGKPRASAETPASLQQRPTAPSVPMISRGRTMIQVPGVRSSSPSTSPVQKKPPPRGPASVSKTPPTQGQNSSNSPRSIKPPAKSDPSPARDQPGSQSGSSKASSRSGSRDSTPSRPAQQSLTTRPMQSPGRTSVSPGRNGLGSSNKLSQVPRTASPSTLSTKSSGSGRMAYTSPGKPMGQQTPPKQTGLTRSTSGIPRSESASKSLNQYGVAGPSKKQDLSRMSSTKSSGSESDRSEKPALVRQSTFIKEAPSPTLKRKLEESASFESLSPSSTSQSQTPVSSPSLPDMSLTLPYQGSQGSNWKKSPQNPNSSENGDEKPQRGGKHDISRSHSESPSRLPNLNRKGTWKRENSKHSSSLPRVGTWKRTGSSSSILSASSESSEKGKSEDERQPLSPAQRSPHGKDGNPLKGTWRKMKDSEMSQSEGRDSSSIESMDTVAMGHQMSPAVSKTEDVWVRIEDCPINNPRSGKSPTANTPPVIDSVIVKMPSVDLLTSETHPKQSTNESVNALRLDSETNLNLFRSSESIDKKGPDLKPAQSNPSIVPEAHELSLAERTPFSSSTSSKHSSPSGAVAARVSPFNYTPSSRKSSADSATPPRPSQIPTPVSVTNSAKKRDSKGESAGESGSYIVTSV from the exons GAGGTGCTGAAACACATACAGGGAAGCATTGAAGAAGACTCTACCGATTCATCCGGACAAATCGATCTCCTAGAAAGACTGAAAG AAATTAGCCTGGATCCTAACACTTACCCAGGGGTGAAGCTGAGACCTCAGCCGTCTTCCATGCAAGGTTCAGGCTCTGGGCGTTCAGGGGACAGCAGCCCCATTGGTTCCTTGGGCTCCCTCCCCAAGAGAGGGCTGTCCAATGGGGGCAGAGACAGCGCTGGCTACCTGGATGAGCTGGAGAAGGAGAG GTCCTTATTGATGGCGGAgctggagaaagaggagaagaagaaggatcaGTATTACGCACAGCTGCAGAACCTCACCAAGAGGATCGACAGCCTACCACTGACTGAGAAT CAATTCTCCCTGCAGACGGATATGACCCGTAGGCAACTGGAGTACGAGGCGAGGCAGATCAGAGCTGCCATGGAGAAACAGCTGGGAACCTGCCAGGATATGGAGAAGAGGGCACAG GTGAGGGTGACTCGTATTCAGCAGATAGAGAAGGACATACTGAAGATCCAACAGCATGTCcagtctccacctgcagaaccagag AGCAAGCATGACCCGGCTGCCCAGGATGAGGGAGGCCATGCTTCAGGGGACAGTGGTGGGCCTAGCGCTGGGTGTTCTCAG GGTTCCAGCTCTCGCCTGGATCAGGACTCTGCCAGTGAAATGAGTTTGGGTGGGGGTAGTTACTCTGTGCCCCGCAGACTGACCAGTCACTTGGGCACCAAG GTGGAGATGGTCTACTCCCTTCTTTCCATGCTGGGGACCCATGATAAAGATGACATGTCTCGTACTCTGCTGGCCATGTCCAGCTCCCAGGACAGCTGCATCGCCATGCGCCAGTCAGGCTGTCTTCCCTTACTCATCCAACTCCTCCATGGCAACGACAAG GACTCAGTGCTGCTGGGGAACTCCCGAGGCAGCAAGGAGGCCCGGGCGAGAGCCAGCGCTGCCCTCCATAACATTATCCACTCCCAGCCTGACGATAAGAGAGGGCGCAGAGAGATCAGAGTGCTGCACCTCCTGGAGCAGATCAGGGTTTACTGCGAGACCTGCTGGGAGTGGCAGGAGAACCATGAGAGGGGAGTGGACCAGGATAAAAACCCCA tGCCCTCTCCCGTGGAGCATCAGATCTGCCCAGCGGTGTGTGTCTTAATGAAGCTGTCCTTTGATGAAGAGCACAGGCACGCTATGAATGAGCTCG GGGGGCTGCAGGCTATAGGGGAGCTCCTCCAAGTGGACTGTGAAATATACGGCCTCACCAGTGACCACTACAGCGTCACTCTGAGGAGATATGCTGGCATGGCCCTTACCAACCTCACCTTCGGGGACGTGGCCAATAAG GCCACTCTATGTTCCATGAAGGGATGTATGAGGGCCATGGTGGCTCAGCTGAAGTCTGAGAGTGAGGATCTACAGCAGGTGATTGCCAGTGTGTTGAGGAACCTGTCCTGGCGTGCGGATGTGAACAGTAAGAAGACCCTCCGTGAGGTGGGCAGTGTCAGGGCTCTGATGGAGTGTGCCTTGGAGGTACAGAAG GAGTCTACACTGAAGAGTGTCCTCAGTGCCCTGTGGAACCTGTCAGCTCACTGCACTGAAAACAAAGCTGATATCTGTGCTGTAGAGGGGGCTTTGGCCTTCCTGGTTAGCACCTTGATGTACCGAAGCCAAACCAACACCCTCGCCATCATTGAAAGTGGAGGAGGCATCTTGCGCAATGTGTCTAGTCTCATCGCTACAAATGAAGATCACAG ACAAATCCTGAGAGAGAACAGCTGTCTTCAGACACTCCTGCAGCACCTGAAGTCTCACAGCCTGACTATCGTGAGCAACGCATGTGGCACGCTGTGGAACCTCTCGGCCCGCAATGCAAAGGACCAGGAGGCCTTGTGGGAAATGGGTGCTGTGAGCATGCTGAAGAACCTCATCCACTCCAAGCACAAGATGATCGCTATGGGCAGTGCCGCAGCACTGAGGAACCTCATGGCCAACAGGCCCGCCAAATACAAGGATGCCAACATCATGTCACCTGGATCTAGCCTGCCCTCTCTTCACGTCAGGAAACAGAAAGCCCTGATCGAGGAACTGGACTCTCAGCACCTCTCGGAGACGTTTGACAATATTGACAATTTAAGCCCCAAGGCGTCCCACAGGGGTAAACCAAGCAGGCACAAGCAGAATGTCTACAGTGATTACGATGGTATCTCTAGATCAGACGGGTTTAGCCCCAACAGTGTGCCTGTGCGCTCCCCTTACGTGAACACCCCAGTTCTGTCGAGCCCGTCACCCAGAGACAACCCAAGGGGGAACATAGACAGTGTTAGGGCAGAGAGGGATCGGagccaggacagagacagacagaggggtgcACCCAGTGGTTTCCACCCAGATCATGATTCTAAGAGAATGCAAATGCCCGCCACAACAGCTGCTCAGATTGCCATGGTGATGGAGGAAGTGAACAGTATTCACTTACTGACTGGCCTTGATGACCGGTCACCAGAGACCCCAAATCAAGACCCTCACTGTACAACTGCAACACATGGTCATTCAAATGTATATCCCTACACTAAACCCGATCACTCGGGCAGACCATGTCCAATGCCCAAGTTGGAATACAAGGCATCCAACGACAGTCTCAACAGCGTAAACAGCACTGACGGCTATGGCAAAAGAGGACAGATGAAGCCATCTGTGGACTCATACTCTGAGGATGATGAGGGGAAGTGTTGCGTCTATAGAAAATATCCTGCAGACCTTGCTCATAAGATCCACAATGCTAACCACATGGAAGATGATGATGGAGAAGTTGACACACCTATCAACTACAGCCTAAAGTATTCTGACGAGCAGCTGAACTCTGGTCGGCAAAGTCCAAGCCAAAATGAGAGATGGGCGAGGCCTAAGCACATGGAGGAGATGAAACAGACAGATCAGAGGTCTGTGCGATCTCAAAGCCCAGGCTACCCCATGTACACAGAGGGCAACAGTGAGGGGGAGGAGAAATTGAAGTACAAGCCCAGGTTTGTGCAAACAGAAATGCAACAAGGATTCAGATCAAGGACCACCAACCAACACCAACAAGATCAAAGCAATGCTGGTCCCACTCAAGGAATGAACAAAAAGATGAACAACCAGATTATGTGCCAGTCTGTGGATGATTATGGTGATGACAAACCAACCAATTACAGTGAGCGATACTCAGAGGAAGAACAACAGGATGACCAGCCGACCAATTACAGTATGAAATACAACAAGGGGCATCATACGgaacaaccaattgattacagttTGAAGTACTCCGAATCCTCCTCCCAAAAATCCATGTTTAGTCATTCAAAGTCATCCTCCACTCAGAGCTCAGTGAAAGACCATCTAAGCCAAGATGGTTCAACATCATCCGTGACATCCAAAAAGAATGCAGGGAGACAAATGCAGCTACATCCATCCTCGGCTCAAACGAGGTCAGGGCCAACTCGACCAGGCCAGAAGAACACAACATGCAAACCTCCTACCGTCAATCAAGAGACCCTACAGACGTACTGTGTTGAGGACACACCCATCTGTTTCTCAAGGGGTAGCTCTCTGTCATCCTTGTCCTCAGATGAGGACGAAATGGAAGGCTGCAAGAGGAATGTGAATGCTGCTAGCAACTACCCAACTCTTCCCATCTCTGAGAAAGAGTCCACTGGCAGTCACGCCCAAGAACAAGGCAAAACCGAGGGCCAGTCGTCTGTGCAGTATGTCCGAATAAAGCCTCCAAGAACTAGTCAAGTTCATGGAGACGGATCCAGACATCACAAAGCCGTTGAGTTTTCATCAGGAGCCAAATCACCATCCAAAAGTGGTGCCCAGACTCCCAAAAGCCCCCCAGAACACTATGTGCAGGAGACACCCCTCATGTTCAGCAGATGCACATCTGTAAGCTCCCTGGACAGCTTTGAGAGCAACTCCATCGCTAGCTCTATACAGAGTGAATTGTGCAGCGGGATGCCCAGTGGAATCATCAGCCCAAGTGATCTGCCCGACAGCCCTGGTCAGACCATGCCTCCGAGCCGAAGCAAAACGccaccacccccacaacatcaacATCCACCCCCAATGAAACACAAAAAGgtgccgccgccgccgccgccgagGGCGGATTTGGCTCCAAGGCATGCTGCTGTACACGCTGCTGTCCAGAGAGTCCAGGTGCTTCCGGATAACGACACCCTCCTACACTTTGTGACAGAGAATACCCCAGATGGATTCTCTTGTGCATCCAGCCTCAGTGCTTTAAGCTTAGATGAACCTTACATTCAGAAAGATAATGAGCTCAAGATCATGTCTCCTGTTCACGAAGACGACCAGGGAAATGAGGCTGAGCATGAGCATGATGACACTACAGAATCCCCAAGCCAAGAGAAGCATTCACCTGGTGAGGTGGAAAAAGACATTTTGGATGATTCGGATGATGACGATATAGAAATACTGGAGGCTTGCATAAACTCAGCCATGCCAACAAAGTCATCGAGAAAACCCAAAAAGCAATCGCCTTCCAACACTACTTCTAGAATACCACCACCTACTGCCCATAAACCAAGCCAACTTCCTGTGTACAAGTTACTCTCTTCACAAACCCGAGGACAGCAGAAGACTGTTGGCTTCACCCATGGAGAGGACATGCCTAGGATTTACTGCATAGAGGGAACCCCTATAAATTTCTCAACAGCCACATCTCTCAGCGACCTCACCATTGATTCACCCCCAAATGAGCTGGCCAATGCTGAAAGCTGTGCTCCTCCTTGTGCAGAAGTATCCTCCAGTCAAATAAGGGATACTATTCCAGAAGGGGAAAGTACAGATGAAAAAGATGGAGGTGGTACTTCCTCCTTCACACAAGCTGCTGCTGCAGAAAATGAAGGGGATGACATCTTAGCAGAGTGTATCAGTTCAGCCATGCCAAAAGGTAAAATCCACAAGCCCTTTAGAGTACAGAAAATGAATGATCAACCACAGCACCCTTCATCAGCTTCTCCTGTTAGTCTAGTCAAACAGGAGGTTGAAAAGAAGAAGCCCACATCCCCTGTTAAACCAATGCCACAGAGTAGTGAGTACAGAGCTAGGATGATTAAAAAACCCCAGCCCCCTTTCAACTTTGCTTCATACCCTGATAAAAACAAAGAAACCAAAATGCTTGAGCCAAAAATGGCCTCCAGAAATTTCCCAGATAAGCCACCAAATGCAGATGAGAGGCCACGGCCAGGGTTTGCTTTTGACTTGCCACAGAATTACACACCAATAGAGGGTACACCCTATTGCTTTTCACGCAATGACTCCCTGAGTTCCTTGGATTTTGAGGATGATGAACCTGATCTCTCAAAGGAAAAGGCACAACTTAGAAAAGACAAGGACCAGAGGAAAGTGTCAACGAAAAACCGTGGAGAGCCATCCGCAAGAACAAACAGGGCAAATGTACCAATGACTGCTCCAACAAAACCTCTGCAGCAGAAGCAGGCAGTCTTTCCACAACCATCCAAAGAAAACGTGGGGCCAGTGCCAGATGAGAAGCAGAAGTTTTCCATTGAGGACACACCAATGTGTTTCTCTAGAAACTCATCTCTCAGCTCGTTAAGTGACATTGACcaagagaacaacaacaaagacCTCCAGCCAAAAGAAATGGAGGATGTAACTCAGGTAGAAGCTACTTCTAAACCCCAAGCCTCTGGTTACGCACCAAAAGCCTTTCATGTAGAAGACACCCCTGTGTGTTTCTCAAGAAACAGTTCACTCAGCTCACTAAGCATTGATTCAGAAGATGACCTTCTACAAGAGTGCATCAGTTCAGCCATGCCAAAAAAGAAGAAACAGACAGCCAGAAATAAGGGGGGGAATGACCAAGGAGATGCCACTGAGGAGAAAAGTATGGATAGAATTTTAGCTGAGGAGCCTGATCTCACATTGGATCTCACTGATACACAAAGTCCAGTTTCTGAACAAGCCTTATCTCCAGACTCTGAATCTTTTGATTGGAAGGCCATCCAAGAGGGTGCCAATTCCATCGTCAGCAGTTTGCACCAGGCAGCTGCTAGCCTCTCTAGACAAGGCTCATCTGACTCTGACTCAATCCTCTCCCTCAAATCTGGAATATCCCTTGGCTCCCCTTTCCACTTGCCCTTAAATTCAGAGGATAATAAGTCTGCATCCGACAAAGGACGGCCACGGATATTAAAGCCTGGTGAAAAGAGCACTTTAGAAGcccaaaaaaaagaaaaggaagaGGAGGCAGCAAAAGCTCTTAAAGGGGGCAAGAAAGTCTATAAAAGTCTCATAACAGGAAAACCACGTGCCAGCGCTGAGACCCCAGCCTCATTACAGCAGAGGCCGACTGCCCCTAGTGTTCCCATGATTTCTCGTGGGAGGACAATGATCCAGGTCCCTGGCGTTAGAAGCAGTTCTCCAAGCACTAGCCCAGTCCAAAAGAAGCCTCCACCCCGTGGTCCAGCCTCTGTCTCAAAAACTCCCCCCACTCAAGGGCAGAATTCCAGTAACTCACCCAGAAGCATCAAACCACCTGCTAAATCTGATCCTAGTCCGGCCAGGGATCAGCCTGGATCTCAATCGGGATCAAGTAAAGCTTCATCACGATCTGGATCCAGAGACTCCACACCATCCAGACCAGCTCAGCAGTCCTTGACCACCAGACCCATGCAGTCACCTGGTCGCACCTCTGTGTCACCTGGAAGAAATGGTCTCGGCTCGTCAAACAAATTATCCCAAGTGCCTCGCACCGCTTCTCCAAGCACATTGTCAACTAAGTCTTCTGGTTCTGGCAGGATGGCCTACACCTCCCCTGGGAAACCGATGGGTCAGCAAACGCCACCCAAGCAGACTGGCTTGACGAGAAGCACTAGCGGAATCCCTAGGAGTGAATCTGCCTCAAAGAGTCTGAACCAGTATGGAGTTGCTGGCCCTTCTAAGAAGCAGGATTTGTCCAGGATGTCGTCCACAAAGTCTAGTGGAAGTGAGTCAGACCGGTCGGAGAAACCTGCCCTAGTTCGCCAGTCAACGTTCATCAAAGAGGCCCCTAGTCCAACACTGAAGAGGAAATTGGAAGAGTCTGCTTCGTTCgagtctctgtccccctcctctacCAGCCAGTCTCAAACGCCTGTGTCGAGTCCGTCTTTGCCAGATATGTCGTTAACTTTACCCTATCAAGGAAGTCAAGGAAGCAACTGGAAAAAGTCCCCGCAGAATCCAAACTCCTCTGAAAATGGGGATGAGAAGCCTCAAAGAGGAGGGAAGCATGACATCTCCAGGTCCCATTCAGAAAGCCCCTCTAGGCTCCCTAATCTTAACAGGAAAGGGACATGGAAGAGGGAGAACAGCaaacactcctcctctctcccaaggGTTGGCACCTGGAAGAGAACCGGCAgctcctcttccatcctctctgcctcctctgagTCAAGTGAAAAGGGCAAAAGTGAGGATGAACGACAGCCACTGAGTCCAGCCCAAAGGTCCCCACACGGCAAAGATGGAAACCCTTTAAAAGGAACATGGAGGAAGATGAAGGATAGTGAAATGTCTCAGTCAGAAGGCCGTGATTCTTCCTCCATAGAGTCCATGGACACCGTGGCCATGGGGCACCAAATGAGCCCTGCAGTGTCCAAGACTGAGGATGTGTGGGTGAGGATTGAAGATTGTCCCATTAACAACCCGAGGTCTGGAAAATCCCCAACAGCAAACACCCCTCCTGTAATTGACAGTGTTATAGTCAAAATGCCCTCTGTTGATCTCTTGACAAGTGAAACCCATCCCAAACAGTCCACAAATGAAAGTGTAAATGCTCTTAGGCTAGATTCAGAGACCAATTTAAACTTGTTTAGGAGCAGTGAGAGTATTGATAAGAAAGGGCCAGACCTCAAGCCTGCTCAGAGTAACCCAAGCATCGTCCCAGAGGCCCATGAACTGTCTCTTGCTGAACGCACCCCTTTTAGCTCCTCCACCTCTAGCAAACACAGCTCACCGAGTGGGGCTGTGGCTGCCAGGGTCAGCCCTTTCAACTACACCCCTAGTTCCAGGAAGAGCAGTGCTGACAGTGCCACACCACCACGACCCTCACAGATACCCACGCCTGTCAGtgtaaccaacagtgcaaaaaagagAGACTCTAAAGGAGAAAGTGCTGGAGAAAGTGGGTCCTACATTGTAACCTCAGTTTAA